A single genomic interval of Portunus trituberculatus isolate SZX2019 chromosome 41, ASM1759143v1, whole genome shotgun sequence harbors:
- the LOC123517065 gene encoding mucin-6-like, whose translation MTELLHILSPTLRQCHTMPSSTWHEIPCTAACMGIRKPAMAKTRTAVTSCCFQTVACRRFTYIANERGYFPQVVYTGDAKPAIAINTPQEIQKPFHQTLKPFYVKDKLVMPHAVLFKPKSAYLIKYGKPFPLHSHSSHGVSLKPKYVTRTPIQPLLKPTHSPGPTSLPHTSYGSSPIPIFPPGPHKHPPGPAPSISVVSGSPLLPFSHSSTTVSPKPSHYIRPTLGSVISPKPHIITKSQHRPFSKPPSITTTHSKVSHFFPPVTPTTPKPSYHPSITATLKPDFSPHHPTTITTTSHPTLPPLLSTFTPTPNPFFHPTLSSIKPGLTPHPHPHPHVVTSHSSTVIPHPHPPTITTPQPVSFPFLPTITTKKPGFNPSLPAPVITSIDPHHPPHITTSSPHHSSHPPHITTSLPKFSYRYPFVTTSGPKVTPHSSVVTLPPPPFYPTSPRPTPFPPTVITTAGHNPHHLSFHHDHHHFLDHGIHYPSGFLDAHGSKTPRPSVTTSIVTPDPHDHLTIFEYTERPRRLATTTSVTTSTSKERKPTLKPKPVFTSTESSSESLFRENLEKTIFVTSRPKSEERQHKDYKLPKSRDVLNGSFLATLKPDNFEHTSNSFVTTPGTYISSESREDSPGTPTPNPHTSTPAFFTTVSDARVTTTITPNDIDDSYETPFSPSKPISIDFTPKRPPLSHNRPSVQPQAIPPSYHADPHKYSIGIRVKSRTPPASLSHGVLYRSNPLSPSSNNNNSPYYSTGFQSYLDTALGSPQSRESTSFAPVSHDDPSVNSYLQSFLHHPDLLITPWSDDPQHLSSMNKDPYHGRFLDIHTSSESSKQQHHQTQLQSWKPLAGPVSFPSENYTPFTSSSVKRAAPSSYRR comes from the exons ATGACGGAGCTTCTTCACATCTTGTCCCCGACCCTGAG ACAGTGCCACACTATGCCTTCGAGTACGTGGCACGAGATCCCCTGCACGGCGGCCTGCATGGGCATTCGGAAACCCGCCATGGCCAAGACACGCACGGCCGTTACTTCGTGCTGCTTCCAGACGGTCGCTTGCAGACGGTTCACCTACATCGCCAACGAGCGCGGCTATTTCCCCCAGGTCGTGTACACCGGGGACGCGAAGCCCGCCATTGCCATCAATACTCctcaagaaatacaaaagcCTTTCCATCAAACCCTAAAGCCTTTCTACGTGAAGGACAAGCTGGTGATGCCACACGCGGTGCTCTTCAAACCTAAGTCAGCGTATCTGATTAAGTACGGCAAGCCATTCCCTCTCCACTCACATTCCTCACACGGTGTTTCCTTAAAGCCGAAGTACGTCACGCGAACACCTATCCAGCCTCTCCTCAAGCCCACTCACTCCCCGGGTCCCACATCCTTACCTCACACGAGTTACGGCTCATCTCCTATTCCTATCTTTCCCCCTGGACCGCACAAACACCCTCCTGGTCCTGCTCCATCTATTTCAGTGGTGTCAGGATCTCCTCTATTACCATTTAGTCATTCCAGTACCACAGTGTCCCCTAAACCTTCTCATTATATTCGTCCCACTCTGGGTTCTGTAATCTCCCCCAAACCACATATTATCACGAAATCACAACACAGACCTTTTTCAAAGCCACCCTCCATTACCACAACACATTCTAAagtctctcatttcttccctcctgttACTCCTACCACTCCTAAACCGTCCTACCATCCCAGCATCACTGCTACACTTAAACCTGACTTCTCTCCTCATCACCCAACTACTATAACGACTACATCCCACCCTACACTGCCACCTCTGCTTTCAACTTTTACACCCACCCCgaatcctttctttcatcctaccCTCTCCTCTATTAAGCCTGGACttactcctcatcctcatccacaTCCTCACGTCGTTACATCTCACTCCTCCACGGTtatccctcatcctcatcctcctactaTCACAACACCTCAGCCAGTCTCGTTCCCTTTTCTCCCTACCATTACTACAAAAAAACCGGGCTTTAATCCATCCCTTCCCGCTCCTGTTATAACCTCGATAGACCCGCATCATCCGCCTCATATCACAACGTCGTCACCACATCACTCCTCGCATCCCCCTCATATCACCACGTCCCTGCCCAAGTTCTCCTACCGCTATCCTTTCGTTACTACAAGCGGGCCGAAAGTCACACCCCATTCCTCTGTCGTCAccttaccgccaccaccattctaCCCTACATCACCGCGACCAACGCCATTTCCtcccactgtcatcaccacagcAGGACACAATCCGCACCATCTCTCTTTCCACCATGATCATCACCACTTTCTAGATCACGGCATTCATTATCCCAGTGGCTTCCTCGATGCTCATGGTTCTAAGACGCCACGACCTTCTGTCACTACCAGTATCGTCACGCCAGATCCGCACGACCATCTGACGATATTTGAATATACTGAAAGACCACGCCGcctagccaccaccacctccgtcaccacctccaccagtaAGGAGCGAAAGCCAACCCTCAAGCCAAAACCTGTATTCACATCAACAGAATCATCATCAGAATCTCTCTTCAGGGAAAATCTCGAGAAGACGATTTTCGTGACCTCGCGGCCGAAGTCTGAAGAAAGGCAACACAAAGATTATAAATTACCGAAGTCACGCGATGTTCTCAATGGCTCATTTCTGGCGACCTTGAAACCTGATAACTTCGAACACACGTCTAATTCATTCGTCACCACGCCAGGGACTTACATTTCCAGCGAAAGTCGAGAGGATTCACCTGGAACTCCAACCCCTAACCCTCATACGTCAACCCCAGCATTCTTCACCACTGTTTCAGACGCTCGggtcaccactactatcactccCAATGACATCGATGACTCCTACGAGACGCCTTTTTCACCTTCCAAACCCATATCCATTGACTTCACGCCGAAGAGACCACCACTGTCGCATAACAGACCCTCGGTACAGCCTCAGGCAATCCCACCATCCTACCACGCAGATCCTCACAAGTACTCCATAGGTATCAGAGTGAAGTCCCGTACTCCACCTGCTTCCCTTTCACATGGTGTTCTGTACCGCTCTAATCCATTGTCCCCATCTTCAAATAACAACAATTCTCCATATTACAGCACAGGCTTCCAGTCTTACTTAGATACAGCACTTGGCTCCCCACAGTCCAGGGAGTCTACATCCTTTGCCCCAGTCTCTCATGACGATCCGAGTGTCAATTCTTATCTccaatctttccttcatcatccagACTTACTAATCACGCCGTGGTCAGATGATCCCCAACATCTCTCCTCAATGAATAAAGATCCTTACCACGGACGATTCCTCGACATTCATACCAGTTCAGAATCCTCGAAACAGCAGCATCACCAAACGCAATTGCAGTCTTGGAAACCACTCGCTGGTCCTGTATCCTTTCCCTCTGAAAACTACACtccattcacttcctcttcagtTAAGCGAGCAGCTCCATCAAGTTATCGGCGCTAG